In the Sandaracinus amylolyticus genome, CTTCTCCTGACCGGGCGAGGTGTCGAGGCGCTCGAAGAGGCCGCGCATCCAGCCGCCGCCCCAGCCGCCGCGCTGCCAACCACCGCCCCAGCCGTGATGGCCGTGGTGGTGCCAGCCGCGATGGTGATGGCCGAAGCCGCGCCCACACCCGCCGCCACCGCGGGCCACCTTCACCAGACCGATCAGACACGCAGTTCCGACCAGGAATCCCAACATCGTCGCGTCCTCCGTGGGCGGCCACGCACGATGCGGGCATCGCCTTCGGAGATCGAAGATGCGGTCCGATGTTTTCGCGAGGGCTCGGGGGGCGGTGAAGAAAGATGAAGCCGGCTCGCCGGTGGGCTCGATCGAAACGAGCTCGCGGCACGACGAGCCTGCCGCGCCCACATCGAAGGTGCGGCGCGCGAGCAGCTCGTTCACGTAGCGCGCACGCTGCGTGCTCACGCGAACAGATCCGGAACAGTCGGTCGGCGCGTCGCATGCTGACATCATGCTGTCAGCAGGGCCGTGTACGACGCGCGGCATGAACCTCTACTCCGTTCGACTCATCGTTCGCGACATCAAGAAGCTCGTGGCCTTCTACGAGGCCGTCACGGCGTTGCCCGCGAGGTGGCTCAACGACGACTTCGCCGAGATCCCTACTCCCGCGTGCACCCTCGCCATCGGGAGCGAACGCACCGTGAAGCTGTTCGCCGAAGGCGCCGCGAGGCCGGCCGACAACCATACGGCGATCATCGAGTTCCTCGTCGAGGACGTCGACGCGGCCTTCGCCAGGCTCGGCGGACTCGTCACCGATCTCGTTCAGTCGCCGAAGACCATGCCATGGGGCAATCGCTCACTGCTCTTCCGCGATCCCGAAGGGAACCTCATCAACCTCTTCGCTCCGGTCACCGACGCGGCGAAGCAGCGGTTCCGCCGACCCTGAAGCCGATCGAGCGGCGCATCGCGAAGATGCGGGCCGGCTCCGTGTGCCCGCTGCATCGGCACGCCGTCGCCCGACACCAGGTGGGTCAGCGGGCAACCCTTCGAGGTCACCGGCGGCTATGGCTCTGACGCGCGCCTCGTTCTTCGCGGTTGCGCCGGAAGCTCGCAGGGCTGACCGCCCGCAGACGTCTGCGCCTCGAACCTCAGACGTCTGAGGCTCCGACTCCAGACGTCTGAGGCTCCTGCCTTTCCTGCTCTCCTGAGCGGAAGATCTCCTGCTCCCCTAGCAGTGATCTCCTGCGCTCCTCGGAGGCTCACTCCCAGTCGGGACGATCTTCGCCGGTGGTCGGCGTCGCGGCGGGCTCGACCGACGACTGCGTCGCCGGCGGCGGCGGCGCCGACGCGGCGGGCGCGGGCGTGTACGCGGGCGCGGTGCCGAGCGGCTCGAAGTAGTAGCGGAACCCCGCGCCACCCACGAGGCCGGTGTTGCCGAAGCCCATGACGAAGTCGGACTGCGCGGTGCCGATGTCGGGATCGTCCGGCCAGATCTGGGTGCCGATGCCGACCTGGAAGTTGATCACACAGTGATCATCGAGGCGGTGCTCGACGCGCAGATCCGCTTCGATGGTGAACGCGGCGTTCGTGTCGAGCTCGCCACCGACGCTCTGGCTGTCGACGAGCACGCCGATGCGCCCGCCGATCTGCAGGTTCGTCTGGGTCGCGTCGGTGAGCGTGTAGAACACGCCCGCCGCACCGCCGAACGTCGGCGTGAGCACGCCACCCTCGGGCAGGTTCAGCGAGAGGCCGAGGATGAAGTCGAGCTCGAGGCGTCCCAGGCCGAGCGAGAGCGCGAAGCCGCTCGGGCCCCCGAGCGAGACGTCGGCGCCGACGCCGAGCCCGTTGACGTCGTAGGCGTGCGCGGTGCGGGGCGCGAACGAGAGCGCGGCGACGCAGAGCGCGGCGGCCGCCAGGACGCGTGAATTGTTGCGATCCATGAGGTCCTCCGTGGGCGCGACTCTCGCGGAGCGCGCGGAGAACACCAAGAAAACGGCCGGCTCCGGTACGATCGACCGCGATGCGCGCCGTTCCGCTGCTCTTCGTCCTGTCCTCGATCGCCCTCGCCGCCTGCGGCGACGACGCCGACCCAGCGCTCCCTCCCGCCGCGTACGACCTGCCCGACGGCACCCACGTCGACGTCGAC is a window encoding:
- a CDS encoding periplasmic heavy metal sensor, whose amino-acid sequence is MSTQRARYVNELLARRTFDVGAAGSSCRELVSIEPTGEPASSFFTAPRALAKTSDRIFDLRRRCPHRAWPPTEDATMLGFLVGTACLIGLVKVARGGGGCGRGFGHHHRGWHHHGHHGWGGGWQRGGWGGGWMRGLFERLDTSPGQEKVIKQAVEEIFGATRSLRTELDDTRRDIAAALRAGIVDEVQMGELFARHDEKLREVRKAMVGAFARVSDALDETQRKQLADLIERGLAGGGGGWGRFGGGPYRGRSDWA
- a CDS encoding VOC family protein codes for the protein MNLYSVRLIVRDIKKLVAFYEAVTALPARWLNDDFAEIPTPACTLAIGSERTVKLFAEGAARPADNHTAIIEFLVEDVDAAFARLGGLVTDLVQSPKTMPWGNRSLLFRDPEGNLINLFAPVTDAAKQRFRRP